One Candidatus Ornithobacterium hominis genomic region harbors:
- a CDS encoding site-specific DNA-methyltransferase, which yields MKIKKQTLTSASHSDFTIDALKQIIPSAFTEVREANGELKHKVNFDVLRELLGDAIADSDEESFGFQWVGKQTAKRVATEPTRQTLRSVVEDSLDWDNTENLYIEGDNLEVLKLLQRAYLGKVKMIYIDPPYNTGKDFVYEDDFAMSREEMDEAMGNLDEDGNRLRQNPDSSPRYHSDWCSMIYSRLLVARTLLSNDGVIFISIDDNEVHHLRKICDEVFGAGNFVGQITRKQSSGSKNDTGKNKVITSADYILIYGKGSFEFNPFLVKNAKKFSRKDEEGNYSLRILEKQGGGGDTLPERPSMGYSIYYNEKVNDVKLLFDYNLNNSPVYESQNEELLNKGYVCYRPQPRGSGDMALGRWRWGDGTFIEKFNANVVHFENGRVYAKEREAEYIEKYPESVLLDYINTQGTNDLKQIFADKVFDYPKPVNLIKFLLSLGTSPDSLILDFFSGSATTAHAVMQLNAQDGGKRKYIMVQLPEATPEGSEARNAGYDTICEIGKERIRRAGKQIKEDPKNKDKKIDTGFRVLRVDSSNMEEVYFEPVGLKQENLFTQVDSVKYDRTELDLLFGCMVDWGVELSYPLRKEEVAGKNLHIVNEGALVACFDKEINIKAISHIAKMKPLRVIFRESCFATDADKLNIYEQFKQLCGWNQDEVYKRIHVI from the coding sequence ATGAAAATAAAAAAACAAACCTTAACCTCAGCATCGCATAGTGATTTTACGATTGATGCGTTAAAACAAATAATACCCTCAGCATTCACGGAGGTGCGTGAGGCAAATGGAGAGCTAAAACATAAAGTGAATTTTGATGTACTGCGTGAGCTACTAGGCGATGCCATTGCTGATAGCGATGAAGAAAGCTTTGGTTTTCAGTGGGTTGGAAAACAGACAGCAAAACGAGTTGCAACTGAACCTACTCGACAAACCCTACGATCCGTGGTAGAAGATAGTTTAGATTGGGATAATACTGAAAACCTTTATATAGAGGGTGATAACCTAGAAGTACTAAAACTTTTACAACGCGCCTACCTCGGTAAGGTGAAAATGATATACATAGACCCTCCTTACAACACAGGCAAGGACTTTGTTTATGAAGACGACTTTGCTATGAGTAGGGAAGAAATGGATGAGGCTATGGGCAACCTTGATGAGGACGGTAATAGACTACGACAAAACCCTGATTCTAGTCCTCGCTATCACTCTGACTGGTGCTCTATGATTTATAGCCGTTTGTTGGTAGCACGAACACTTCTTTCAAATGATGGTGTTATCTTTATTTCTATTGATGATAATGAGGTGCATCACTTAAGAAAGATTTGTGATGAGGTGTTTGGGGCAGGGAATTTTGTGGGGCAGATAACCAGAAAACAAAGTAGCGGTTCAAAAAATGATACTGGAAAAAATAAAGTTATTACATCGGCTGATTATATTTTGATTTATGGAAAAGGGTCTTTTGAATTTAATCCTTTTTTAGTTAAAAACGCTAAAAAATTTAGTCGTAAAGATGAAGAAGGTAATTATAGTCTTAGAATTTTAGAAAAGCAAGGAGGAGGAGGGGATACTTTGCCTGAAAGACCAAGTATGGGATATTCTATATATTATAATGAAAAAGTAAATGATGTAAAATTATTATTTGATTATAATTTAAATAATAGTCCTGTATATGAATCACAAAATGAAGAGTTGTTAAATAAAGGTTATGTTTGTTATCGTCCTCAGCCTCGTGGTAGTGGGGATATGGCGTTGGGGAGATGGCGTTGGGGAGATGGTACTTTTATTGAAAAATTTAATGCTAATGTTGTCCATTTTGAAAATGGTAGGGTATATGCAAAAGAACGAGAGGCTGAATATATTGAAAAATATCCAGAGTCTGTATTGTTAGATTATATTAATACACAAGGTACTAATGATTTAAAACAAATTTTTGCTGATAAAGTTTTTGATTATCCAAAGCCTGTTAATTTAATAAAGTTTTTATTGAGTTTAGGAACTTCCCCCGACTCCCTCATCCTCGACTTCTTTTCTGGTTCGGCTACTACAGCCCATGCGGTGATGCAATTGAATGCTCAAGATGGTGGTAAGCGCAAGTACATTATGGTGCAACTGCCTGAGGCTACTCCCGAGGGAAGCGAAGCCCGTAATGCAGGTTATGATACTATTTGTGAGATTGGCAAGGAGCGTATTCGTAGAGCTGGCAAGCAAATAAAGGAAGACCCTAAAAACAAGGATAAGAAGATAGATACTGGATTTAGGGTACTTCGCGTGGACTCCTCCAATATGGAGGAGGTATATTTTGAACCTGTAGGATTAAAGCAAGAAAACCTTTTCACTCAAGTAGATAGTGTAAAATACGACCGCACAGAACTGGACCTGCTCTTCGGTTGTATGGTAGATTGGGGCGTAGAACTTAGTTATCCACTTCGAAAGGAAGAAGTAGCAGGTAAAAATCTACATATCGTGAATGAAGGAGCTCTCGTAGCTTGCTTCGACAAGGAAATAAATATCAAAGCCATAAGCCATATTGCCAAAATGAAGCCACTGCGCGTCATCTTCCGAGAGTCTTGTTTTGCTACCGATGCCGATAAACTCAACATCTACGAACAGTTCAAGCAACTTTGCGGTTGGAACCAAGATGAGGTCTATAAGCGTATCCATGTCATTTAA
- a CDS encoding DUF4391 domain-containing protein encodes MYALPQNTLLKKQIAKTVIFNKFPSLTTAQRQRIDADISRIDIIACLSQSTLPAIAKGQSVKEIFVMAISLKTNNYHKDSITLLARLIPQHILFVLSFEEQAQLAIIHEGLHTSDWNVKDELRIPLSGLNFDALWEHLVVTIGDISLNTEQTLDERIQNKQEKERILKEIEQLERRIDKEKSLGKQMQLRSQINQRKKYLETKE; translated from the coding sequence ATGTATGCATTACCCCAAAACACTCTACTAAAGAAGCAGATAGCGAAGACGGTAATTTTTAATAAGTTCCCTTCCCTCACCACGGCTCAGCGGCAGCGTATAGATGCTGATATTTCCCGTATTGATATCATTGCATGCTTATCTCAGAGTACACTTCCTGCTATAGCAAAAGGACAGAGTGTAAAAGAAATCTTTGTGATGGCAATAAGCCTGAAAACAAATAATTATCACAAAGATAGTATCACACTTCTCGCTCGGCTTATTCCCCAGCATATACTTTTTGTACTATCTTTTGAGGAGCAGGCTCAGCTTGCTATCATTCACGAAGGGCTACATACCAGTGACTGGAATGTGAAGGACGAACTCCGTATCCCCCTCAGTGGACTTAATTTCGATGCACTATGGGAACATTTAGTTGTTACTATCGGCGACATTTCTCTCAATACAGAGCAAACGTTAGATGAGCGGATTCAAAACAAACAAGAAAAAGAACGGATACTCAAGGAAATTGAACAACTGGAGCGAAGAATAGATAAAGAAAAATCATTAGGCAAGCAGATGCAGCTACGCAGCCAGATTAATCAAAGAAAAAAGTACTTAGAAACGAAAGAATAA
- a CDS encoding ATP-binding protein → MKNRWTIAGLKNSRESEDKVEFKKAEHGNVSYNGGDKTKTSEKRRCILGYVVAFCNEGGGTLVLGMEDKYPHKVVGTNQSIDAIGELESKIYKDIGIRPDVYELYEDEVEKKGRVLVIDVPARPIGKVFKFEDVALMRVGEELRPMSDEMLRSIWLEQESDFSAEICKEATLEDLSEEAIDILKRKYATKQKNTSFISLPNEQVLSDLHLVLNGKISYAALILCGKEESLERFLPQSRIVLEYRKTENLIPYNNRIEYLKPFYIMIDQLWHDINLRNDKIDVNEGSYIFNIPFFNEEVIREAINNAVAHRDYRRTSETFILQYQDKLVVKNMGGLPLGVTQENLLRVQSTPRNRLLADVLSKTGVVERSGQGVDKIFRNMLSEGKEKPDYSHSDEFRVELHLSSVVKDVAFAQFIESEQRELPEEEQLSVFEILALNQIKENKRANVEPLLIESLLKRGMIEKRGKTNGIYYVLSKSYYEFAGKEGEYTRQTNWTVDQAWPVILSHFATFNQAKMKDFETILQNHMTRRQVKAMIEQLVKTNDLLRLGKGSGTYYVISPQYFEKQKIVIEAVGIGLKAMQQQKQNVQDLSKKESKNE, encoded by the coding sequence ATGAAAAATAGATGGACTATTGCAGGACTAAAGAATTCTAGAGAATCTGAAGATAAAGTGGAATTCAAAAAAGCTGAACATGGGAATGTATCCTATAACGGTGGTGATAAAACTAAAACTTCTGAAAAAAGAAGATGTATTCTTGGTTATGTCGTTGCTTTTTGTAACGAAGGCGGAGGTACACTTGTGCTTGGTATGGAGGACAAATATCCTCATAAAGTAGTTGGTACGAATCAAAGTATAGATGCTATAGGAGAATTAGAAAGTAAAATCTATAAAGATATAGGAATTCGACCAGATGTTTATGAGTTATATGAGGATGAAGTAGAGAAGAAAGGACGTGTTTTAGTCATAGATGTTCCTGCCCGACCTATAGGTAAAGTGTTTAAGTTCGAAGATGTCGCTCTAATGAGGGTTGGTGAAGAACTACGCCCTATGTCTGACGAGATGCTTCGAAGTATTTGGTTGGAACAAGAGTCTGATTTTTCTGCTGAGATCTGCAAAGAAGCAACTCTAGAAGATCTATCAGAGGAGGCTATAGATATACTAAAGAGAAAATATGCTACAAAACAGAAAAATACCTCCTTTATTTCTCTGCCTAATGAACAAGTGTTAAGTGATCTACATCTAGTGCTTAATGGTAAGATAAGTTATGCAGCCTTAATATTATGTGGTAAAGAAGAATCTTTAGAACGTTTTCTTCCTCAAAGTCGCATTGTGCTGGAGTATAGAAAAACAGAAAACCTTATTCCTTATAATAATCGAATAGAGTATCTGAAACCTTTCTATATAATGATAGATCAGCTTTGGCATGATATTAACCTCAGAAATGATAAAATTGATGTCAATGAGGGCTCATATATCTTTAATATCCCATTTTTTAATGAAGAAGTGATCCGTGAGGCAATCAATAACGCTGTAGCTCATCGTGATTATAGGCGTACAAGTGAGACATTTATATTACAATATCAAGACAAGCTGGTTGTAAAGAATATGGGTGGCTTACCCTTGGGAGTAACTCAAGAAAACTTACTACGTGTACAAAGCACTCCACGAAATAGACTCTTAGCAGATGTCCTATCTAAAACGGGAGTTGTCGAGCGATCAGGACAAGGCGTTGATAAAATATTCAGAAATATGCTTTCAGAGGGTAAGGAAAAACCTGATTATTCTCATAGCGATGAATTTAGGGTTGAGCTACATCTATCATCTGTTGTCAAAGATGTGGCTTTTGCTCAGTTCATTGAGTCTGAACAAAGAGAGTTGCCTGAAGAAGAACAACTATCAGTTTTTGAAATCTTGGCTTTGAATCAGATCAAAGAAAATAAACGTGCTAATGTAGAGCCCTTGTTGATAGAGTCTTTACTAAAAAGAGGAATGATAGAGAAAAGAGGAAAAACAAATGGCATATATTATGTACTATCCAAGAGCTATTACGAGTTTGCTGGTAAAGAAGGAGAATACACTCGACAAACAAACTGGACAGTAGATCAAGCATGGCCTGTAATACTTTCACACTTTGCTACCTTTAATCAAGCTAAAATGAAAGATTTTGAAACGATACTTCAGAATCATATGACCAGACGTCAGGTAAAGGCTATGATTGAGCAATTAGTAAAGACTAATGATTTACTAAGACTTGGGAAAGGCTCTGGAACTTACTATGTAATTAGCCCTCAGTATTTTGAGAAACAGAAAATAGTGATAGAGGCAGTTGGTATAGGTCTCAAGGCAATGCAACAACAAAAACAAAATGTCCAAGATTTGTCCAAAAAGGAAAGCAAAAATGAGTGA